One genomic region from Magallana gigas chromosome 3, xbMagGiga1.1, whole genome shotgun sequence encodes:
- the LOC105336123 gene encoding centrosomal protein of 89 kDa isoform X2, which yields MAGKSGKRGKGKSSSLLSSCYHRPDRPKTSHWGTISSGLIPSAAFVVVPRTPGPDTPPGTDIALASSSGILSASLLAKARGMFPTAADDDPFSDPESSLYDYQVMEEAGKTERKENNRRNDLKKPKSSTPVGSYKSFSINSTPREHSYRYSSVEFGHAGGSRKRISYSDREPVPLPGPSTLREHTIDEEMPGQFYHTLEKHEDIDDENALYAKPVKKGKRTSSGEDPALQQTGQRVREAYRQVIEPDSDEIQEEMTTQKVTTVTIEKTPTLRSRKQSTPRDSEIQEETLVKSSKEGHSNPREPTDEAGASPSPRQSGRHSGSNTARSISEIHTARSTDKLQRGLEGQNALLRSINESLEEEVTTFRQVTSALEKGDRDTAANLLLKKQLTDMKDENETLKNTVHRLTVEFSDFQAKHRVLKPEERSIASELLGLPSKGPCPSWLINTKYLSPLFLAYDDRLEEREKIIKRYQMEIDKLKLQAEDIVTENQQLQEKFERIQTENPVDMNDWENLKENARLVLEENQNLLEQIEVKDQKAQDMHQAHMQEVSKINKQLVLLRAEKADQDQDLEEIKKRYKELKTKYDAMLLENQNQQSSETYINNIAELKRTFTEKEENYHQEIQNLKIKIQAVQDERKNQTLNFVELQAENKRCQAELRAMRKAIRKAQSKIIYLQKAIEQSESKEQNVQDQLASVIKVAEKTAYERDSFAKAVRDRETETKKAMNKMLQNSVSKGKMEEKLKLYKLKAAAKINTVAGRLKEQDEVFMNQKKEYEREINHLRLLLQEKEHNLYDIATEKREVEDELEIVWQSANSENDRMKTVLKKTMKKLRQHEQLSEAMDQQEPKKIVYVSSDGEAD from the exons ATGGCTGGGAAGAGTGGCAAAAGAGGCAAGGGAAAGAGTTCTAGTTTG CTCTCTAGTTGCTATCATCGCCCTGATAGACCAAAAACTTCACATTGG GGTACGATTTCGTCAGGTTTGATTCCTTCGGCTGCCTTTGTTGTTGTGCCCCGAACGCCTGGTCCCGACACCCCGCCCGGAACAGATATCGCTTTGGCCTCTTCCTCTGGAATCCTAAGTGCATCACTGCTCGCCAAAGCCAGAGGCATGTTTCCCACAGCAGCAGACGATGACCCATTCAGTGACCCCGAAAGTAGTCTCTATGACTACCAGGTCATGGAAGAAGCAGg AAAGACTGAACGCAAGGAAAACAACCGTAGAAACGATCTCAAAAAACCCAAGTCCAGCACCCCAGTGGGATCATACAAGTCGTTTTCTATAAACAGTACTCCACGGGAACACTCGTATAG ATATTCTTCAGTGGAGTTTGGACATGCTGGTGGGAGTAGGAAGAGAATCAGTTACTCGGACAGGGAACCAGTTCCTTTGCCCGGTCCCTCCACTCTCAGAGAGCACACCATTGATGAAGAAATGCCAG gTCAGTTTTACCATACTTTAGAGAAACATGAGGACATTGATGATGAAAATGCATTGTATGCTAAGCCTGTGAAGAAAggaaaa AGAACTAGTTCAGGGGAGGATCCGGCCCTTCAACAGACGGGCCAGAGAGTGCGGGAAGCTTACCGTCAGGTGATAGAACCAGACTCGGACGAAATCCAAGAGGAAATG ACAACACAGAAG GTGACAACAGTTACAATAGAAAAGACTCCAACCCTCAGATCAAGGAAGCAGTCCACACCTAGAG ATTCAGAGATACAAGAGGAAACTTTGGTCAAATCATCCAAAGAAGGTCACTCTAATCCAAGGGAACCAACTGATGAAGCCG GTGCGAGTCCTTCACCCAGACAGTCGGGCAGGCACTCGGGATCCAACACCGCCCGCAGTATATCAGAGATACACACTGCCCGCAGTACAGACAAGTTACAGCGGGGGCTGGAGGGACAGAACGCTCTACTCCGCTCCATTAATGAGTCGCTGGAGGAAGAGGTCACAACCTTTAGACAGGTCACATCAGCCCTGGAGAAAGGGG ATCGTGACACAGCTGCTAATTTGCTGTTGAAGAAACAACTGACAGACATGAAGGATGAGAATGagacattgaaaaatactgtaCACAGATTGACTGTGGAGTTCAGTGATTTCCAGGCCAAACACAGGGTCCTCAAACCTGAGGAAAGATCG ATTGCTTCAGAATTACTCGGTTTGCCTAGCAAGGGACCCTGCCCATCATGGCTT ATAAATACAAAGTACCTGTCACCCCTGTTTCTGGCCTATGATGACAGATTGGAGGAGAGAGAAAAGATCATCAAGAGATATCAG ATGGAAATTGACAAACTTAAGCTTCAGGCTGAGGACATTGTGACAGAAAATCAACAGCTTCAAGAAAAGTTTGAGAGAATTCAAACAGAAAACCCTGTGGATATGAATGACTG GGAGAATCTGAAAGAAAATGCTAGACTGGTTCTTGAAGAGAACCAGAATTTGTTGGAGCAGATTGAAGTAAAAGATCAGAAAGCTCAAGACATGCATCAGGCCCACATGCAAGAAG TGTCCAAGATCAACAAACAACTGGTGCTACTGAGAGCGGAGAAAGCTGACCAAGACCAAGACCTGGAGGAGATCAAGAAGCGCTACAAGGAACTGAAGACTAAATATGATGCCATGCTTCTGGAGAACCAGAACCAGCAGTCCTCGGAGACGTACATCAACAACATAGCAGAACTGAAGAG GACTTTTACAGAAAAAGAGGAAAATTATCATCAGGAAatacaaaatctgaaaattaagATCCAG GCTGTACAAGATGAGAGGAAAAATCAGACACTTAATTTTGTGGAATTACAAGCTGAAAATAAGCGATGCCAAGCTGAGTTGCGAGCCATGAGAAAAGCCATCAG GAAAGCCCAGAGTAAGATCATCTACCTACAGAAAGCGATCGAGCAGTCGGAGTCTAAGGAGCAGAACGTCCAGGATCAGTTGGCCTCCGTTATTAAAGTG GCTGAAAAAACAGCGTATGAGAGGGATTCATTTGCAAAAGCG GTTAGAGATCGAGAAACAGAAACAAAGAAAGCCATGAATAAAATGCTTCAAAACAGTGTGTCCAAAGGAAAGATGGAGGAAAAACTAAAG TTGTACAAACTTAAAGCTGCTGCTAAAATCAACACTGTAGCTGGAAG GCTAAAGGAACAAGATGAAGTCTTCATGAACCAGAAAAAGGAGTATGAGCGGGAAATCAATCACCTGCGTCTGCTACTACAGGAGAAAGAACACAACCTGTACGACATTGCCACGGAGAAAAG GGAAGTTGAAGATGAATTAGAAATTGTATGGCAGTCTGCCAATTCAGAAAATGACAGAATGAAAACGGTGCTTAAAAAGACAATGAAGAAATTGAGACAGCATGAGCAGTTATCTGAGGCAATGGACCAACAGGAGCCCAAGAAGATAGTGTACGTGTCCTCCGATGGGGAGGCCGATTAA
- the LOC105336123 gene encoding centrosomal protein of 89 kDa isoform X4 encodes MAGKSGKRGKGKSSSLLSSCYHRPDRPKTSHWGTISSGLIPSAAFVVVPRTPGPDTPPGTDIALASSSGILSASLLAKARGMFPTAADDDPFSDPESSLYDYQVMEEAGKTERKENNRRNDLKKPKSSTPVGSYKSFSINSTPREHSYRYSSVEFGHAGGSRKRISYSDREPVPLPGPSTLREHTIDEEMPGQFYHTLEKHEDIDDENALYAKPVKKGKVHRTSSGEDPALQQTGQRVREAYRQVIEPDSDEIQEEMTTQKVTTVTIEKTPTLRSRKQSTPRGASPSPRQSGRHSGSNTARSISEIHTARSTDKLQRGLEGQNALLRSINESLEEEVTTFRQVTSALEKGDRDTAANLLLKKQLTDMKDENETLKNTVHRLTVEFSDFQAKHRVLKPEERSIASELLGLPSKGPCPSWLINTKYLSPLFLAYDDRLEEREKIIKRYQMEIDKLKLQAEDIVTENQQLQEKFERIQTENPVDMNDWENLKENARLVLEENQNLLEQIEVKDQKAQDMHQAHMQEVSKINKQLVLLRAEKADQDQDLEEIKKRYKELKTKYDAMLLENQNQQSSETYINNIAELKRTFTEKEENYHQEIQNLKIKIQAVQDERKNQTLNFVELQAENKRCQAELRAMRKAIRKAQSKIIYLQKAIEQSESKEQNVQDQLASVIKVAEKTAYERDSFAKAVRDRETETKKAMNKMLQNSVSKGKMEEKLKLYKLKAAAKINTVAGRLKEQDEVFMNQKKEYEREINHLRLLLQEKEHNLYDIATEKREVEDELEIVWQSANSENDRMKTVLKKTMKKLRQHEQLSEAMDQQEPKKIVYVSSDGEAD; translated from the exons ATGGCTGGGAAGAGTGGCAAAAGAGGCAAGGGAAAGAGTTCTAGTTTG CTCTCTAGTTGCTATCATCGCCCTGATAGACCAAAAACTTCACATTGG GGTACGATTTCGTCAGGTTTGATTCCTTCGGCTGCCTTTGTTGTTGTGCCCCGAACGCCTGGTCCCGACACCCCGCCCGGAACAGATATCGCTTTGGCCTCTTCCTCTGGAATCCTAAGTGCATCACTGCTCGCCAAAGCCAGAGGCATGTTTCCCACAGCAGCAGACGATGACCCATTCAGTGACCCCGAAAGTAGTCTCTATGACTACCAGGTCATGGAAGAAGCAGg AAAGACTGAACGCAAGGAAAACAACCGTAGAAACGATCTCAAAAAACCCAAGTCCAGCACCCCAGTGGGATCATACAAGTCGTTTTCTATAAACAGTACTCCACGGGAACACTCGTATAG ATATTCTTCAGTGGAGTTTGGACATGCTGGTGGGAGTAGGAAGAGAATCAGTTACTCGGACAGGGAACCAGTTCCTTTGCCCGGTCCCTCCACTCTCAGAGAGCACACCATTGATGAAGAAATGCCAG gTCAGTTTTACCATACTTTAGAGAAACATGAGGACATTGATGATGAAAATGCATTGTATGCTAAGCCTGTGAAGAAAggaaaagtacat AGAACTAGTTCAGGGGAGGATCCGGCCCTTCAACAGACGGGCCAGAGAGTGCGGGAAGCTTACCGTCAGGTGATAGAACCAGACTCGGACGAAATCCAAGAGGAAATG ACAACACAGAAG GTGACAACAGTTACAATAGAAAAGACTCCAACCCTCAGATCAAGGAAGCAGTCCACACCTAGAG GTGCGAGTCCTTCACCCAGACAGTCGGGCAGGCACTCGGGATCCAACACCGCCCGCAGTATATCAGAGATACACACTGCCCGCAGTACAGACAAGTTACAGCGGGGGCTGGAGGGACAGAACGCTCTACTCCGCTCCATTAATGAGTCGCTGGAGGAAGAGGTCACAACCTTTAGACAGGTCACATCAGCCCTGGAGAAAGGGG ATCGTGACACAGCTGCTAATTTGCTGTTGAAGAAACAACTGACAGACATGAAGGATGAGAATGagacattgaaaaatactgtaCACAGATTGACTGTGGAGTTCAGTGATTTCCAGGCCAAACACAGGGTCCTCAAACCTGAGGAAAGATCG ATTGCTTCAGAATTACTCGGTTTGCCTAGCAAGGGACCCTGCCCATCATGGCTT ATAAATACAAAGTACCTGTCACCCCTGTTTCTGGCCTATGATGACAGATTGGAGGAGAGAGAAAAGATCATCAAGAGATATCAG ATGGAAATTGACAAACTTAAGCTTCAGGCTGAGGACATTGTGACAGAAAATCAACAGCTTCAAGAAAAGTTTGAGAGAATTCAAACAGAAAACCCTGTGGATATGAATGACTG GGAGAATCTGAAAGAAAATGCTAGACTGGTTCTTGAAGAGAACCAGAATTTGTTGGAGCAGATTGAAGTAAAAGATCAGAAAGCTCAAGACATGCATCAGGCCCACATGCAAGAAG TGTCCAAGATCAACAAACAACTGGTGCTACTGAGAGCGGAGAAAGCTGACCAAGACCAAGACCTGGAGGAGATCAAGAAGCGCTACAAGGAACTGAAGACTAAATATGATGCCATGCTTCTGGAGAACCAGAACCAGCAGTCCTCGGAGACGTACATCAACAACATAGCAGAACTGAAGAG GACTTTTACAGAAAAAGAGGAAAATTATCATCAGGAAatacaaaatctgaaaattaagATCCAG GCTGTACAAGATGAGAGGAAAAATCAGACACTTAATTTTGTGGAATTACAAGCTGAAAATAAGCGATGCCAAGCTGAGTTGCGAGCCATGAGAAAAGCCATCAG GAAAGCCCAGAGTAAGATCATCTACCTACAGAAAGCGATCGAGCAGTCGGAGTCTAAGGAGCAGAACGTCCAGGATCAGTTGGCCTCCGTTATTAAAGTG GCTGAAAAAACAGCGTATGAGAGGGATTCATTTGCAAAAGCG GTTAGAGATCGAGAAACAGAAACAAAGAAAGCCATGAATAAAATGCTTCAAAACAGTGTGTCCAAAGGAAAGATGGAGGAAAAACTAAAG TTGTACAAACTTAAAGCTGCTGCTAAAATCAACACTGTAGCTGGAAG GCTAAAGGAACAAGATGAAGTCTTCATGAACCAGAAAAAGGAGTATGAGCGGGAAATCAATCACCTGCGTCTGCTACTACAGGAGAAAGAACACAACCTGTACGACATTGCCACGGAGAAAAG GGAAGTTGAAGATGAATTAGAAATTGTATGGCAGTCTGCCAATTCAGAAAATGACAGAATGAAAACGGTGCTTAAAAAGACAATGAAGAAATTGAGACAGCATGAGCAGTTATCTGAGGCAATGGACCAACAGGAGCCCAAGAAGATAGTGTACGTGTCCTCCGATGGGGAGGCCGATTAA
- the LOC105336123 gene encoding centrosomal protein of 89 kDa isoform X3, with protein sequence MAGKSGKRGKGKSSSLGTISSGLIPSAAFVVVPRTPGPDTPPGTDIALASSSGILSASLLAKARGMFPTAADDDPFSDPESSLYDYQVMEEAGKTERKENNRRNDLKKPKSSTPVGSYKSFSINSTPREHSYRYSSVEFGHAGGSRKRISYSDREPVPLPGPSTLREHTIDEEMPGQFYHTLEKHEDIDDENALYAKPVKKGKVHRTSSGEDPALQQTGQRVREAYRQVIEPDSDEIQEEMTTQKVTTVTIEKTPTLRSRKQSTPRDSEIQEETLVKSSKEGHSNPREPTDEAGASPSPRQSGRHSGSNTARSISEIHTARSTDKLQRGLEGQNALLRSINESLEEEVTTFRQVTSALEKGDRDTAANLLLKKQLTDMKDENETLKNTVHRLTVEFSDFQAKHRVLKPEERSIASELLGLPSKGPCPSWLINTKYLSPLFLAYDDRLEEREKIIKRYQMEIDKLKLQAEDIVTENQQLQEKFERIQTENPVDMNDWENLKENARLVLEENQNLLEQIEVKDQKAQDMHQAHMQEVSKINKQLVLLRAEKADQDQDLEEIKKRYKELKTKYDAMLLENQNQQSSETYINNIAELKRTFTEKEENYHQEIQNLKIKIQAVQDERKNQTLNFVELQAENKRCQAELRAMRKAIRKAQSKIIYLQKAIEQSESKEQNVQDQLASVIKVAEKTAYERDSFAKAVRDRETETKKAMNKMLQNSVSKGKMEEKLKLYKLKAAAKINTVAGRLKEQDEVFMNQKKEYEREINHLRLLLQEKEHNLYDIATEKREVEDELEIVWQSANSENDRMKTVLKKTMKKLRQHEQLSEAMDQQEPKKIVYVSSDGEAD encoded by the exons ATGGCTGGGAAGAGTGGCAAAAGAGGCAAGGGAAAGAGTTCTAGTTTG GGTACGATTTCGTCAGGTTTGATTCCTTCGGCTGCCTTTGTTGTTGTGCCCCGAACGCCTGGTCCCGACACCCCGCCCGGAACAGATATCGCTTTGGCCTCTTCCTCTGGAATCCTAAGTGCATCACTGCTCGCCAAAGCCAGAGGCATGTTTCCCACAGCAGCAGACGATGACCCATTCAGTGACCCCGAAAGTAGTCTCTATGACTACCAGGTCATGGAAGAAGCAGg AAAGACTGAACGCAAGGAAAACAACCGTAGAAACGATCTCAAAAAACCCAAGTCCAGCACCCCAGTGGGATCATACAAGTCGTTTTCTATAAACAGTACTCCACGGGAACACTCGTATAG ATATTCTTCAGTGGAGTTTGGACATGCTGGTGGGAGTAGGAAGAGAATCAGTTACTCGGACAGGGAACCAGTTCCTTTGCCCGGTCCCTCCACTCTCAGAGAGCACACCATTGATGAAGAAATGCCAG gTCAGTTTTACCATACTTTAGAGAAACATGAGGACATTGATGATGAAAATGCATTGTATGCTAAGCCTGTGAAGAAAggaaaagtacat AGAACTAGTTCAGGGGAGGATCCGGCCCTTCAACAGACGGGCCAGAGAGTGCGGGAAGCTTACCGTCAGGTGATAGAACCAGACTCGGACGAAATCCAAGAGGAAATG ACAACACAGAAG GTGACAACAGTTACAATAGAAAAGACTCCAACCCTCAGATCAAGGAAGCAGTCCACACCTAGAG ATTCAGAGATACAAGAGGAAACTTTGGTCAAATCATCCAAAGAAGGTCACTCTAATCCAAGGGAACCAACTGATGAAGCCG GTGCGAGTCCTTCACCCAGACAGTCGGGCAGGCACTCGGGATCCAACACCGCCCGCAGTATATCAGAGATACACACTGCCCGCAGTACAGACAAGTTACAGCGGGGGCTGGAGGGACAGAACGCTCTACTCCGCTCCATTAATGAGTCGCTGGAGGAAGAGGTCACAACCTTTAGACAGGTCACATCAGCCCTGGAGAAAGGGG ATCGTGACACAGCTGCTAATTTGCTGTTGAAGAAACAACTGACAGACATGAAGGATGAGAATGagacattgaaaaatactgtaCACAGATTGACTGTGGAGTTCAGTGATTTCCAGGCCAAACACAGGGTCCTCAAACCTGAGGAAAGATCG ATTGCTTCAGAATTACTCGGTTTGCCTAGCAAGGGACCCTGCCCATCATGGCTT ATAAATACAAAGTACCTGTCACCCCTGTTTCTGGCCTATGATGACAGATTGGAGGAGAGAGAAAAGATCATCAAGAGATATCAG ATGGAAATTGACAAACTTAAGCTTCAGGCTGAGGACATTGTGACAGAAAATCAACAGCTTCAAGAAAAGTTTGAGAGAATTCAAACAGAAAACCCTGTGGATATGAATGACTG GGAGAATCTGAAAGAAAATGCTAGACTGGTTCTTGAAGAGAACCAGAATTTGTTGGAGCAGATTGAAGTAAAAGATCAGAAAGCTCAAGACATGCATCAGGCCCACATGCAAGAAG TGTCCAAGATCAACAAACAACTGGTGCTACTGAGAGCGGAGAAAGCTGACCAAGACCAAGACCTGGAGGAGATCAAGAAGCGCTACAAGGAACTGAAGACTAAATATGATGCCATGCTTCTGGAGAACCAGAACCAGCAGTCCTCGGAGACGTACATCAACAACATAGCAGAACTGAAGAG GACTTTTACAGAAAAAGAGGAAAATTATCATCAGGAAatacaaaatctgaaaattaagATCCAG GCTGTACAAGATGAGAGGAAAAATCAGACACTTAATTTTGTGGAATTACAAGCTGAAAATAAGCGATGCCAAGCTGAGTTGCGAGCCATGAGAAAAGCCATCAG GAAAGCCCAGAGTAAGATCATCTACCTACAGAAAGCGATCGAGCAGTCGGAGTCTAAGGAGCAGAACGTCCAGGATCAGTTGGCCTCCGTTATTAAAGTG GCTGAAAAAACAGCGTATGAGAGGGATTCATTTGCAAAAGCG GTTAGAGATCGAGAAACAGAAACAAAGAAAGCCATGAATAAAATGCTTCAAAACAGTGTGTCCAAAGGAAAGATGGAGGAAAAACTAAAG TTGTACAAACTTAAAGCTGCTGCTAAAATCAACACTGTAGCTGGAAG GCTAAAGGAACAAGATGAAGTCTTCATGAACCAGAAAAAGGAGTATGAGCGGGAAATCAATCACCTGCGTCTGCTACTACAGGAGAAAGAACACAACCTGTACGACATTGCCACGGAGAAAAG GGAAGTTGAAGATGAATTAGAAATTGTATGGCAGTCTGCCAATTCAGAAAATGACAGAATGAAAACGGTGCTTAAAAAGACAATGAAGAAATTGAGACAGCATGAGCAGTTATCTGAGGCAATGGACCAACAGGAGCCCAAGAAGATAGTGTACGTGTCCTCCGATGGGGAGGCCGATTAA
- the LOC105336123 gene encoding centrosomal protein of 89 kDa isoform X6 — protein MFPTAADDDPFSDPESSLYDYQVMEEAGKTERKENNRRNDLKKPKSSTPVGSYKSFSINSTPREHSYRYSSVEFGHAGGSRKRISYSDREPVPLPGPSTLREHTIDEEMPGQFYHTLEKHEDIDDENALYAKPVKKGKVHRTSSGEDPALQQTGQRVREAYRQVIEPDSDEIQEEMTTQKVTTVTIEKTPTLRSRKQSTPRDSEIQEETLVKSSKEGHSNPREPTDEAGASPSPRQSGRHSGSNTARSISEIHTARSTDKLQRGLEGQNALLRSINESLEEEVTTFRQVTSALEKGDRDTAANLLLKKQLTDMKDENETLKNTVHRLTVEFSDFQAKHRVLKPEERSIASELLGLPSKGPCPSWLINTKYLSPLFLAYDDRLEEREKIIKRYQMEIDKLKLQAEDIVTENQQLQEKFERIQTENPVDMNDWENLKENARLVLEENQNLLEQIEVKDQKAQDMHQAHMQEVSKINKQLVLLRAEKADQDQDLEEIKKRYKELKTKYDAMLLENQNQQSSETYINNIAELKRTFTEKEENYHQEIQNLKIKIQAVQDERKNQTLNFVELQAENKRCQAELRAMRKAIRKAQSKIIYLQKAIEQSESKEQNVQDQLASVIKVAEKTAYERDSFAKAVRDRETETKKAMNKMLQNSVSKGKMEEKLKLYKLKAAAKINTVAGRLKEQDEVFMNQKKEYEREINHLRLLLQEKEHNLYDIATEKREVEDELEIVWQSANSENDRMKTVLKKTMKKLRQHEQLSEAMDQQEPKKIVYVSSDGEAD, from the exons ATGTTTCCCACAGCAGCAGACGATGACCCATTCAGTGACCCCGAAAGTAGTCTCTATGACTACCAGGTCATGGAAGAAGCAGg AAAGACTGAACGCAAGGAAAACAACCGTAGAAACGATCTCAAAAAACCCAAGTCCAGCACCCCAGTGGGATCATACAAGTCGTTTTCTATAAACAGTACTCCACGGGAACACTCGTATAG ATATTCTTCAGTGGAGTTTGGACATGCTGGTGGGAGTAGGAAGAGAATCAGTTACTCGGACAGGGAACCAGTTCCTTTGCCCGGTCCCTCCACTCTCAGAGAGCACACCATTGATGAAGAAATGCCAG gTCAGTTTTACCATACTTTAGAGAAACATGAGGACATTGATGATGAAAATGCATTGTATGCTAAGCCTGTGAAGAAAggaaaagtacat AGAACTAGTTCAGGGGAGGATCCGGCCCTTCAACAGACGGGCCAGAGAGTGCGGGAAGCTTACCGTCAGGTGATAGAACCAGACTCGGACGAAATCCAAGAGGAAATG ACAACACAGAAG GTGACAACAGTTACAATAGAAAAGACTCCAACCCTCAGATCAAGGAAGCAGTCCACACCTAGAG ATTCAGAGATACAAGAGGAAACTTTGGTCAAATCATCCAAAGAAGGTCACTCTAATCCAAGGGAACCAACTGATGAAGCCG GTGCGAGTCCTTCACCCAGACAGTCGGGCAGGCACTCGGGATCCAACACCGCCCGCAGTATATCAGAGATACACACTGCCCGCAGTACAGACAAGTTACAGCGGGGGCTGGAGGGACAGAACGCTCTACTCCGCTCCATTAATGAGTCGCTGGAGGAAGAGGTCACAACCTTTAGACAGGTCACATCAGCCCTGGAGAAAGGGG ATCGTGACACAGCTGCTAATTTGCTGTTGAAGAAACAACTGACAGACATGAAGGATGAGAATGagacattgaaaaatactgtaCACAGATTGACTGTGGAGTTCAGTGATTTCCAGGCCAAACACAGGGTCCTCAAACCTGAGGAAAGATCG ATTGCTTCAGAATTACTCGGTTTGCCTAGCAAGGGACCCTGCCCATCATGGCTT ATAAATACAAAGTACCTGTCACCCCTGTTTCTGGCCTATGATGACAGATTGGAGGAGAGAGAAAAGATCATCAAGAGATATCAG ATGGAAATTGACAAACTTAAGCTTCAGGCTGAGGACATTGTGACAGAAAATCAACAGCTTCAAGAAAAGTTTGAGAGAATTCAAACAGAAAACCCTGTGGATATGAATGACTG GGAGAATCTGAAAGAAAATGCTAGACTGGTTCTTGAAGAGAACCAGAATTTGTTGGAGCAGATTGAAGTAAAAGATCAGAAAGCTCAAGACATGCATCAGGCCCACATGCAAGAAG TGTCCAAGATCAACAAACAACTGGTGCTACTGAGAGCGGAGAAAGCTGACCAAGACCAAGACCTGGAGGAGATCAAGAAGCGCTACAAGGAACTGAAGACTAAATATGATGCCATGCTTCTGGAGAACCAGAACCAGCAGTCCTCGGAGACGTACATCAACAACATAGCAGAACTGAAGAG GACTTTTACAGAAAAAGAGGAAAATTATCATCAGGAAatacaaaatctgaaaattaagATCCAG GCTGTACAAGATGAGAGGAAAAATCAGACACTTAATTTTGTGGAATTACAAGCTGAAAATAAGCGATGCCAAGCTGAGTTGCGAGCCATGAGAAAAGCCATCAG GAAAGCCCAGAGTAAGATCATCTACCTACAGAAAGCGATCGAGCAGTCGGAGTCTAAGGAGCAGAACGTCCAGGATCAGTTGGCCTCCGTTATTAAAGTG GCTGAAAAAACAGCGTATGAGAGGGATTCATTTGCAAAAGCG GTTAGAGATCGAGAAACAGAAACAAAGAAAGCCATGAATAAAATGCTTCAAAACAGTGTGTCCAAAGGAAAGATGGAGGAAAAACTAAAG TTGTACAAACTTAAAGCTGCTGCTAAAATCAACACTGTAGCTGGAAG GCTAAAGGAACAAGATGAAGTCTTCATGAACCAGAAAAAGGAGTATGAGCGGGAAATCAATCACCTGCGTCTGCTACTACAGGAGAAAGAACACAACCTGTACGACATTGCCACGGAGAAAAG GGAAGTTGAAGATGAATTAGAAATTGTATGGCAGTCTGCCAATTCAGAAAATGACAGAATGAAAACGGTGCTTAAAAAGACAATGAAGAAATTGAGACAGCATGAGCAGTTATCTGAGGCAATGGACCAACAGGAGCCCAAGAAGATAGTGTACGTGTCCTCCGATGGGGAGGCCGATTAA